One genomic window of Pseudomonadota bacterium includes the following:
- the nuoI gene encoding NADH-quinone oxidoreductase subunit NuoI: protein MAFLDRGARSLLLSELFSGMALTLSYFFKPKVTLNYPYEKGPLSPRFRGEHALRRYATGEERCIACKLCEAVCPALAITIEAEPREDGSRRTTRYDIDMTKCIYCGFCQEACPVDAIVQGPNFEFAAESRQELFYNKDKLLANGDRWETEIAANLLLDAPYR, encoded by the coding sequence ATGGCGTTTCTTGACCGCGGCGCGCGCAGCCTGCTGCTCTCCGAGCTCTTCTCGGGGATGGCGCTGACGCTCAGCTATTTTTTCAAGCCGAAGGTGACGCTGAATTATCCCTATGAGAAGGGGCCGCTGAGCCCGCGCTTTCGCGGTGAGCATGCGCTCCGCCGCTACGCGACCGGCGAGGAGCGCTGCATCGCCTGCAAGCTGTGCGAGGCGGTCTGTCCGGCCCTGGCCATCACCATCGAGGCCGAGCCGCGCGAGGATGGCAGCCGCCGCACCACCCGCTACGACATCGACATGACCAAATGCATTTATTGCGGCTTCTGCCAGGAAGCTTGTCCGGTGGATGCGATCGTCCAGGGGCCGAACTTCGAATTCGCCGCGGAGAGCCGCCAAGAACTCTTCTACAACAAGGACAAGCTGCTGGCGAACGGCGACCGCTGGGAGACCGAGATCGCCGCCAACCTCCTGTTGGACGCGCCTTATCGATGA
- the nuoH gene encoding NADH-quinone oxidoreductase subunit NuoH, protein MGEFWTGYAMPTAIIVAQIVAIVVPLLLCVAYLTLAERRVIAAMQLRRGPNVVGPFGLLQPIADGLKLLFKETVLPSGANKVLFFLAPMLTFSLAMVAWAVIPVGDGIVLADINVGILYLFAISSLGVYGIIIAGWASNSKYAFLGALRSAAQMVSYEVSIGFVMITVLLCVGSLNMTDIVNAQRTVWFCVPLLPMFVVFFVSGLAETNRSPFDLPEGESELVAGYFVEYSAMTFALFFLGEYANMILVSGTTTILFLGGWLPPFGIVPFTWIPGPVWFVLKVSFLLFVFIWVRATLPRYRYDQLMRLGWKVFLPLSLAWVVLTAGVLVTFDWLP, encoded by the coding sequence ATGGGTGAGTTTTGGACCGGCTACGCCATGCCGACAGCGATCATCGTCGCCCAGATCGTGGCGATCGTGGTGCCGCTGTTGCTGTGCGTGGCTTATCTCACCCTCGCCGAGCGCCGGGTGATCGCGGCCATGCAGCTCCGCCGCGGCCCCAATGTGGTGGGGCCTTTTGGACTGCTGCAGCCGATTGCCGACGGCCTCAAGCTCCTGTTCAAGGAGACGGTGCTTCCCTCCGGCGCCAACAAGGTCCTCTTCTTCCTGGCGCCGATGCTGACCTTCAGCCTGGCGATGGTCGCCTGGGCGGTGATCCCGGTGGGCGACGGCATCGTGCTGGCCGACATCAATGTCGGCATCCTCTATCTCTTCGCCATCTCCTCGCTGGGCGTCTACGGCATCATCATCGCCGGCTGGGCGTCCAACTCGAAATACGCCTTCCTCGGCGCCTTGCGCTCGGCTGCCCAGATGGTGAGCTACGAAGTCTCGATCGGCTTCGTCATGATCACCGTGCTCCTCTGCGTGGGCTCGCTCAACATGACCGACATCGTCAACGCGCAGCGGACCGTCTGGTTCTGCGTGCCGCTGTTGCCGATGTTCGTGGTCTTCTTCGTCTCCGGCTTGGCCGAGACCAACCGCTCGCCCTTCGACCTGCCGGAGGGCGAGTCGGAGCTGGTGGCAGGGTACTTCGTCGAATACTCGGCGATGACCTTCGCTCTCTTCTTCCTTGGCGAATACGCGAACATGATCCTGGTGAGCGGCACGACCACGATCCTGTTCCTGGGCGGCTGGCTGCCGCCGTTCGGGATCGTGCCGTTCACCTGGATACCGGGGCCTGTGTGGTTCGTCCTCAAGGTCTCCTTCCTGCTCTTCGTCTTCATCTGGGTGCGAGCGACCCTGCCGCGCTACCGCTACGATCAGCTGATGCGGCTGGGATGGAAGGTGTTTCTGCCGCTGTCGCTCGCCTGGGTCGTGCTGACCGCGGGCGTGCTGGTGACGTTCGACTGGCTGCCTTGA
- a CDS encoding NADH-quinone oxidoreductase subunit G: protein MPKLKVNDVEVEVPPGTTVLQACELAGEEIPRFCYHERLSIAGNCRMCLVEMEKSPKPIASCAMPAADNMVIKTNTPMVKKARQGVMEFLLINHPLDCPICDQGGECDLQDQAMGYGFDHSRYQEAKRAVKDKYMGPLVKTIMTRCIHCTRCVRFASEVAGVDEIGLLYRGENAEITTYLEQALTSELSGNVVDICPVGALTSKPYAFAARPWELHKTESIDVMDAVGSNIRVDARANEVMRVLPRLNEGVNEEWIADKTRYAADGLKHQRLDRPYVRRDGKLVPASWAEAFETVARRLKSAGGERIAAIAGDLADAEAMLALKLLMQRLGSPNIDCRQDGAKLDAKLRASYLFNATIAGIEQADAILLIGTNPRWEAPMVNARIRKRSLLARTQIASIGPVLDLTYGVERIGAGPASLAELAAGKHPFAATLKAAKFPTLILGQGALARADGAAVLAAARELAERSAMQREGWNGFSVLHRAAARVGGLDLGLVPGSGGRDVAGILEAAGKGQIEVVYLLGADEIDMSRLGQAFVIYQGHHGDAGAHRADVILPGAAYTEKNGTYVNTEGRVQVARFASFPPGEAREDWKILRALSEALGHRLPFDSLGQVRAKLIEANPVFGTLDAITPAPWGAFGLPGPMTSEPFQPPIANYYMTDPISRASPTMARCTEEILGRASGKTGTDG from the coding sequence ATGCCGAAGCTCAAGGTCAACGACGTCGAAGTCGAGGTGCCTCCCGGCACCACGGTGCTGCAAGCCTGCGAGCTCGCCGGCGAGGAGATCCCGCGCTTCTGCTATCACGAGCGCCTGTCGATCGCCGGCAATTGCCGCATGTGCCTCGTCGAGATGGAGAAGTCGCCGAAGCCGATCGCGTCGTGCGCCATGCCCGCCGCCGACAATATGGTGATCAAGACCAACACGCCGATGGTGAAAAAGGCGCGCCAGGGCGTGATGGAGTTCCTCTTGATCAACCATCCGCTCGATTGCCCGATCTGCGATCAGGGTGGCGAATGCGATTTGCAGGACCAGGCGATGGGCTACGGCTTCGACCACAGCCGCTACCAGGAAGCCAAGCGCGCGGTCAAGGACAAGTATATGGGGCCGCTGGTCAAGACCATCATGACCCGCTGCATCCACTGCACGCGCTGTGTGCGCTTTGCGAGCGAAGTCGCCGGCGTGGACGAGATCGGCCTCCTCTACCGCGGCGAGAACGCCGAGATCACCACCTATCTGGAGCAAGCCCTCACCTCCGAGCTCTCCGGCAACGTCGTCGACATCTGCCCCGTTGGCGCGCTCACCTCCAAGCCCTATGCCTTCGCGGCCAGACCCTGGGAGCTGCACAAAACCGAGTCCATCGATGTCATGGATGCGGTCGGCAGCAATATTCGCGTCGACGCCCGGGCCAACGAGGTCATGCGCGTGCTCCCCCGCCTCAACGAGGGCGTGAACGAGGAGTGGATCGCCGATAAGACCCGCTACGCCGCCGACGGCCTCAAGCATCAGCGCCTGGACCGGCCCTATGTGCGGCGCGACGGCAAGCTGGTGCCGGCGAGCTGGGCCGAGGCCTTCGAGACGGTGGCGCGGCGCCTCAAATCTGCCGGCGGCGAGCGCATCGCCGCGATCGCGGGCGATCTCGCCGACGCCGAGGCGATGCTGGCGCTCAAGCTCCTGATGCAGAGGCTGGGCTCGCCCAATATCGATTGCCGCCAGGACGGCGCCAAGCTCGATGCCAAGCTGAGGGCGAGCTATCTCTTCAATGCGACCATCGCCGGCATCGAGCAGGCGGACGCCATCCTCCTCATCGGCACCAATCCGCGTTGGGAAGCGCCGATGGTGAACGCGCGCATCCGCAAGCGCTCGCTGCTCGCCCGGACCCAGATCGCCTCGATCGGGCCGGTTCTCGATCTGACCTATGGGGTGGAGCGGATCGGCGCCGGCCCGGCCAGCCTGGCCGAGCTCGCCGCCGGCAAGCATCCCTTCGCCGCCACCCTCAAGGCCGCCAAGTTCCCGACGCTGATCTTGGGGCAGGGGGCGTTGGCCCGCGCCGACGGTGCCGCCGTCTTGGCCGCCGCGCGCGAGCTGGCCGAGCGCAGCGCCATGCAGCGCGAGGGCTGGAACGGCTTCAGCGTGCTGCACCGGGCGGCCGCGCGCGTCGGCGGGCTCGATCTCGGCCTGGTGCCGGGTTCGGGCGGCCGCGACGTCGCCGGCATCCTCGAGGCAGCGGGCAAGGGCCAGATCGAGGTCGTCTATCTCCTCGGCGCCGATGAGATCGACATGAGCCGGCTCGGCCAGGCCTTCGTCATCTATCAGGGCCATCACGGCGATGCCGGCGCGCACCGCGCCGACGTGATCCTGCCCGGTGCCGCTTACACCGAGAAGAACGGCACCTATGTCAACACCGAGGGACGGGTGCAGGTGGCGCGCTTTGCCTCCTTCCCGCCGGGCGAGGCGCGGGAGGACTGGAAGATCCTGAGAGCGCTCTCCGAGGCGCTCGGGCATCGTCTGCCCTTCGACTCGCTCGGCCAAGTCAGGGCCAAGCTCATCGAGGCGAATCCGGTCTTCGGTACCCTCGATGCCATTACGCCCGCACCCTGGGGCGCCTTCGGGCTGCCCGGGCCGATGACCTCCGAGCCGTTCCAGCCGCCGATCGCCAACTACTACATGACCGACCCCATCAGCCGCGCCTCGCCGACCATGGCGCGCTGCACGGAGGAGATTCTGGGGCGGGCGAGCGGAAAGACCGGCACCGATGGGTGA
- the nuoF gene encoding NADH-quinone oxidoreductase subunit NuoF, with protein sequence MLADSDRIFTNLYGQADWRLAGARARGDWDGTKDLILKGRESIVDEMKKSELRGRGGAGFSTGMKWSFMPKQPDGRPHYLVINADEGEPGTCKDRDLLRHEPHKLVEGCLIACSAMAAHACYIYVRGEFYEEHANLQGAIDEAYAAGLLGKNACGSGFDCDIYLHRGAGAYICGEETALIESLEGKKGQPRLKPPFPAFCGVWGCPTTVNNVETVAVVPTILRRGAAWFAGIGRRNNTGPKVFCISGHVERPCNVEDAMGVPLRELIERHAGGVRGGWDNLLAVIPGGSSMPVLPKATCDTIQLDFDYLRDARSGMGTGAVIVMDKSTDIVRAFARLALFYKHESCGQCTPCREGTGWIYRMLQRMARGQATLSDIGLLEDVTKQVEGHTICAFGEGAVWPIQGLLRHFRPELERRVLAGDGGAKIAAE encoded by the coding sequence ATGCTGGCCGATAGCGACCGCATCTTCACCAATCTCTACGGCCAGGCCGATTGGCGCCTGGCAGGCGCCAGGGCGCGCGGCGATTGGGACGGCACCAAGGATCTCATCCTCAAGGGCCGCGAGTCGATCGTGGACGAGATGAAGAAGAGCGAGCTCAGGGGCCGCGGCGGCGCCGGCTTCTCTACCGGCATGAAATGGTCGTTCATGCCCAAGCAGCCGGACGGCAGGCCGCACTATCTGGTGATCAATGCCGACGAGGGCGAGCCCGGCACCTGCAAGGACCGCGACCTCTTGCGGCACGAGCCGCACAAGCTGGTCGAAGGTTGCCTCATCGCCTGCTCGGCCATGGCTGCGCATGCCTGCTACATCTATGTCCGCGGCGAGTTCTACGAGGAGCACGCCAATCTGCAGGGCGCCATCGACGAGGCCTATGCGGCCGGGCTGCTGGGCAAGAATGCCTGCGGCAGCGGCTTCGACTGCGACATCTATCTGCATCGCGGCGCCGGCGCCTATATCTGCGGCGAGGAGACGGCGCTGATCGAGAGTCTGGAAGGCAAGAAGGGCCAACCGCGGCTGAAGCCGCCGTTTCCCGCCTTCTGCGGCGTATGGGGCTGCCCGACCACGGTCAACAATGTCGAGACCGTCGCCGTGGTGCCGACGATCCTCAGGCGTGGGGCCGCCTGGTTCGCCGGCATCGGCCGGCGCAACAACACCGGGCCCAAGGTGTTCTGCATCTCCGGCCATGTCGAGCGACCCTGCAATGTCGAGGACGCCATGGGCGTGCCGCTCCGCGAGCTGATCGAGCGCCATGCCGGCGGCGTGCGCGGCGGCTGGGACAACCTCTTGGCCGTCATTCCCGGCGGCTCCTCCATGCCGGTCCTGCCGAAGGCGACCTGCGACACGATCCAGCTCGACTTCGACTATCTGCGCGACGCGAGGTCGGGCATGGGCACAGGTGCGGTCATCGTCATGGACAAATCGACGGACATCGTGCGTGCCTTCGCCAGGCTCGCGCTCTTCTACAAGCATGAGAGCTGCGGCCAGTGCACCCCCTGTCGCGAGGGCACGGGCTGGATCTACCGCATGCTGCAGCGGATGGCGCGCGGCCAGGCGACCTTGAGCGACATCGGACTGCTCGAGGACGTGACCAAGCAGGTCGAGGGCCACACCATCTGCGCCTTCGGCGAAGGGGCGGTCTGGCCGATCCAAGGATTGCTCAGGCACTTCCGGCCCGAGCTCGAGCGGCGCGTCTTGGCCGGCGACGGCGGCGCCAAGATCGCGGCGGAGTAG
- the nuoE gene encoding NADH-quinone oxidoreductase subunit NuoE, whose translation MSQPAAHKDVAQPESFSFTPDNLERAKRIIAKYPAGKQQSAVLPLLELAQRQHGNWLPIAAMEHVARMLDMAPIRVREVATFYTMFNLTPIGRNHVQVCTTTPCWLRGSDAVLDACKKRLGVGVGETTPDGLFTLVEVECLAACVNAPMMQVNEAFYEDLDAASTTRILDALARGEKPKPGPQVQRQTSAALGAKFENTLKPNGSD comes from the coding sequence ATGAGCCAGCCCGCCGCCCATAAGGACGTGGCGCAGCCCGAGAGCTTCTCATTCACACCCGACAACCTCGAGCGGGCGAAGCGGATCATCGCCAAATACCCCGCCGGCAAGCAGCAGAGCGCCGTATTGCCGCTCTTGGAGCTGGCCCAGCGCCAGCACGGCAACTGGCTGCCGATCGCGGCCATGGAGCATGTCGCCCGCATGCTGGACATGGCGCCCATTCGCGTGCGCGAGGTGGCGACCTTCTACACCATGTTCAACTTGACGCCGATCGGCCGCAACCACGTGCAGGTCTGCACCACCACGCCGTGCTGGCTTAGAGGCTCGGATGCCGTCCTCGATGCCTGCAAGAAGCGGCTCGGCGTCGGCGTCGGCGAGACGACGCCCGACGGCCTGTTCACCCTCGTCGAGGTCGAGTGCCTGGCGGCGTGCGTCAATGCGCCGATGATGCAGGTGAACGAGGCCTTCTATGAGGACCTCGATGCGGCCTCGACCACGCGGATCCTCGATGCCCTGGCCCGGGGCGAGAAGCCGAAGCCCGGACCGCAGGTCCAGCGCCAAACCTCGGCTGCCCTCGGGGCGAAGTTCGAGAACACCCTGAAGCCGAATGGGAGCGATTGA
- a CDS encoding NADH-quinone oxidoreductase subunit D, with protein sequence MAEQTIKPMTINFGPQHPAAHGVLRMVMELDGEIIERIDPHIGLLHRGTEKLIEYKTYLQAIPYFDRLDYVSPMCQEHAFVAAVEKLLGLEVPPRAKYIRVLFDEITRILNHLLNVTAYALDVGAMTPLLWAFEQRELLMEFYERVSGARLHACYYRAGGVHQDLPAGLLDSVMKWADQFPKVVDDMEGLLTENRIFKQRTVDIGVVSKDDAIDWGFTGPMLRASGVPWDLRKAQPYAAYADMDFDIPIGKNGDCYDRYLVRVEEMRQSLNIIRQAVDKMPDGPHVSKDRKITPPPRGDMKRSMEALIHHFKLYTEGFHVPAGETYTAVEAPKGEFAVYLVADGTNRPYRCKIRAPGFTHLQAMEFCSKGHMLADSVAILGSMDIVFGEIDR encoded by the coding sequence GTGGCCGAGCAAACCATCAAGCCGATGACCATCAACTTCGGACCGCAGCATCCGGCTGCGCACGGGGTCTTGCGCATGGTCATGGAGCTGGACGGCGAGATCATCGAGCGTATCGATCCGCATATCGGGCTCCTGCACCGCGGCACCGAGAAGCTGATCGAATACAAGACCTATCTGCAGGCGATCCCCTATTTCGACCGCCTCGATTACGTCTCGCCCATGTGCCAGGAGCACGCCTTCGTGGCGGCGGTGGAGAAGCTTCTCGGTCTCGAGGTGCCGCCCAGGGCCAAATACATCCGCGTGCTGTTCGACGAGATCACCCGGATCCTGAACCACCTGCTCAATGTCACCGCCTATGCGCTCGACGTGGGCGCGATGACGCCCTTGCTGTGGGCCTTCGAGCAGCGCGAGCTGCTGATGGAGTTCTACGAGCGGGTCTCAGGTGCCAGGCTGCACGCCTGCTACTACCGGGCGGGCGGGGTGCATCAGGACCTGCCGGCGGGTCTCCTCGATTCGGTGATGAAGTGGGCCGATCAGTTCCCCAAGGTCGTCGACGACATGGAAGGCCTGCTGACCGAGAACCGCATCTTCAAGCAACGGACGGTCGATATCGGCGTCGTCAGCAAGGACGATGCGATCGACTGGGGTTTCACCGGGCCGATGCTGAGAGCCTCGGGCGTGCCCTGGGACTTGCGCAAAGCCCAGCCCTATGCCGCCTATGCCGACATGGATTTCGACATACCCATCGGCAAGAACGGCGATTGCTACGACCGCTATCTCGTGCGCGTCGAGGAGATGCGCCAGTCGCTCAACATCATCCGCCAGGCGGTCGACAAGATGCCGGACGGCCCGCACGTCTCCAAGGACCGCAAGATCACCCCGCCGCCCAGGGGCGACATGAAGCGCTCGATGGAGGCGCTCATCCATCATTTCAAGCTCTATACCGAAGGCTTCCACGTGCCGGCGGGCGAGACCTACACCGCGGTCGAGGCGCCCAAGGGCGAGTTCGCCGTCTATCTCGTCGCCGACGGCACCAACCGGCCCTACCGCTGCAAGATCCGCGCGCCGGGCTTCACCCATCTGCAGGCGATGGAGTTCTGCTCCAAGGGGCACATGCTGGCGGATTCGGTGGCGATCCTCGGCTCCATGGATATCGTCTTCGGCGAGATTGATCGATGA
- a CDS encoding NADH-quinone oxidoreductase subunit C has protein sequence MTPAQLKELGDHVLGQLPMETTACALAGDELVLWAKPEAIVRVLTVLRDDAKCLFKMLVDICGVDYPERPERFEVVYNLLSLKHNQRIRVKLRANEDTPVPSATAVFRSAGWYEREVWDLYGVYFSDHPDLRRILTDYGFDGHPLRKDFPLTGLVELRYDNEQKRVVYDKVKLSQEFRSFDFLSPWEGMIHLPGDEKAGKA, from the coding sequence ATGACGCCGGCCCAACTCAAAGAGCTCGGCGACCACGTCCTGGGCCAGCTCCCGATGGAAACGACGGCCTGCGCGCTCGCCGGTGACGAGCTGGTGCTGTGGGCAAAGCCGGAGGCGATCGTCAGGGTGCTGACCGTGCTCCGCGACGACGCCAAGTGCCTTTTCAAGATGCTGGTCGACATCTGCGGGGTCGACTATCCCGAGCGCCCGGAGCGCTTCGAGGTCGTCTACAACCTCTTGAGCCTGAAGCACAATCAGCGCATCCGGGTGAAGCTCAGGGCGAATGAGGACACACCCGTGCCCTCCGCCACTGCCGTCTTCAGGTCCGCCGGCTGGTATGAGCGCGAGGTGTGGGATCTTTACGGCGTCTACTTCAGCGATCACCCCGATCTGCGCCGGATCCTGACCGATTACGGCTTCGACGGCCACCCCTTGCGCAAGGATTTTCCGCTGACCGGCCTCGTCGAGCTCCGCTACGACAACGAGCAGAAGCGCGTCGTTTACGACAAGGTGAAGCTGAGCCAGGAGTTCCGCAGCTTCGACTTCCTGTCGCCTTGGGAAGGCATGATCCACCTGCCGGGCGACGAGAAGGCGGGCAAGGCATGA
- a CDS encoding NADH-quinone oxidoreductase subunit B, which yields MGMTVVNPAASGALLPPGLEQDALLKAATEELTDKGFIVAQLDKLVGWARTGSLWPMTFGLACCAVEMMHTACSRYDLDRFGIVFRPSPRQSDVMIVAGTLCNKMAPALRKVYDQMAEPRWVLSMGSCANGGGYYHYSYSVVRGCDRIVPVDVYVPGCPPTAEALLYGILQLQKKIKRTTTIAR from the coding sequence ATGGGAATGACCGTGGTCAATCCCGCCGCCTCGGGCGCGCTGCTTCCGCCCGGGCTTGAGCAGGACGCCTTGCTGAAGGCGGCAACCGAGGAGCTGACCGACAAGGGCTTCATCGTCGCCCAGCTCGACAAGCTCGTCGGCTGGGCACGCACCGGCTCGCTCTGGCCGATGACCTTCGGGCTCGCCTGCTGCGCGGTCGAGATGATGCACACGGCGTGCTCGCGCTACGATCTCGATCGCTTCGGCATCGTCTTTCGTCCGAGCCCGAGGCAGTCGGACGTGATGATCGTCGCCGGCACGCTCTGCAACAAGATGGCGCCGGCCTTGCGCAAGGTCTACGACCAGATGGCGGAGCCGCGCTGGGTGCTCTCGATGGGTAGCTGCGCCAACGGCGGCGGCTACTATCACTATTCCTATTCGGTGGTGCGCGGCTGCGATCGCATCGTGCCGGTGGATGTCTACGTGCCGGGCTGTCCGCCCACGGCCGAGGCGCTGCTCTACGGCATTCTGCAATTGCAGAAGAAGATCAAGCGCACCACGACGATTGCGCGCTGA
- a CDS encoding NADH-quinone oxidoreductase subunit A: MDPLLRDYLPILIFLGLAIAIAGGAIVASLVLARQHPDPEKLSPYECGFDAFEDARSKFDVRFYLVAILFIIFDLEVAFLFPWAVALSDIGVFGFWSMVAFLGVLTVGFVYEWKKGALEWE, from the coding sequence ATGGACCCGCTGCTCAGAGATTACCTGCCAATCCTGATCTTCCTCGGGCTCGCCATCGCCATCGCCGGGGGCGCGATCGTGGCCTCGCTGGTGCTTGCCCGCCAGCATCCTGATCCGGAGAAGCTTTCGCCCTATGAATGCGGGTTCGATGCCTTCGAGGATGCCCGCTCCAAGTTCGATGTGCGCTTCTACCTGGTGGCGATCTTGTTCATCATTTTCGACCTCGAGGTGGCGTTCCTGTTTCCTTGGGCCGTCGCGCTCAGCGACATCGGGGTCTTCGGCTTCTGGTCGATGGTGGCGTTCTTGGGCGTGCTCACCGTCGGCTTCGTCTACGAGTGGAAGAAGGGAGCGTTGGAATGGGAATGA
- a CDS encoding HU family DNA-binding protein has translation MNKNDLVASVSESSGLSKADAAKAVDAVFGQITVALKGGKEVRLVGFGTFHVSKRAASEGRNPRTGAKIKIPASKQAKFKAGKGLKEAIN, from the coding sequence GTGAATAAGAACGACCTCGTGGCTTCGGTCTCGGAGAGCAGCGGACTGTCGAAGGCAGATGCCGCGAAGGCGGTCGATGCCGTCTTCGGCCAGATCACCGTCGCGCTCAAGGGCGGCAAGGAGGTTCGGTTGGTCGGCTTCGGCACTTTCCATGTGAGCAAGCGCGCGGCGAGCGAAGGTCGCAACCCGCGGACGGGGGCGAAGATCAAGATCCCCGCCTCCAAGCAAGCGAAGTTCAAGGCCGGCAAGGGTCTGAAGGAAGCCATCAACTAG